A region of Bradyrhizobium sp. SZCCHNS1050 DNA encodes the following proteins:
- a CDS encoding sulfate ABC transporter ATP-binding protein, with amino-acid sequence MTIEVRGVVKTFGTFKALDGVDLKVADGELLALLGPSGSGKTTLLRIIAGLEWPDSGEILFDGESALDRGARERHVGFVFQHYALFRHMNVFENVAFGLRVQPRRIRKSEAEIRARVKELLDLVQLDWLADRYPSQLSGGQRQRIALARALAIQPRILLLDEPFGALDAKVRKELRQWLRTLHHSINVTSIFVTHDQEEALEVAHRVVVMDKGRIEQVGSPSDVYDSPATAFVHGFIGESIMLPVEIAGGAVHLNGRPLDLAAGGVAAGASTLFVRRHDMLIGPADSGTLHGAVTHVRSFGPVQRAEIALTEGSTIEIDAPRDRELRIGDRIGLKPRHYRIFAAG; translated from the coding sequence GTGACCATTGAAGTCAGGGGTGTCGTCAAGACGTTCGGCACGTTCAAGGCGCTCGACGGCGTCGATCTCAAGGTCGCCGACGGCGAATTGCTGGCGCTGCTGGGCCCGTCCGGGTCGGGCAAGACGACCTTGCTGCGGATCATCGCCGGGCTGGAGTGGCCCGATTCTGGCGAGATCCTGTTCGACGGCGAGAGCGCGCTCGATCGCGGCGCGCGCGAGCGTCACGTCGGCTTCGTGTTTCAGCACTACGCGCTGTTCCGGCACATGAACGTGTTCGAGAACGTCGCCTTTGGCCTGCGCGTGCAGCCGCGCCGCATCCGCAAGAGCGAGGCTGAGATCCGCGCGCGCGTGAAGGAGCTGCTCGACCTCGTCCAGCTCGACTGGCTCGCCGATCGCTATCCGAGCCAGCTCTCCGGCGGCCAGCGCCAGCGCATCGCGCTGGCGCGCGCACTCGCCATCCAGCCGCGCATCCTCCTGCTCGACGAGCCGTTCGGCGCGCTCGACGCCAAGGTGCGCAAGGAGCTGCGGCAATGGCTGCGCACCCTGCATCACTCGATCAACGTCACCTCGATCTTCGTGACGCATGATCAGGAGGAGGCACTCGAGGTCGCGCACCGCGTCGTGGTGATGGACAAGGGCCGCATCGAGCAGGTCGGCTCGCCCAGCGACGTCTATGACAGCCCGGCGACCGCGTTCGTGCACGGCTTCATCGGCGAGTCGATCATGCTGCCGGTCGAGATCGCCGGCGGCGCGGTACATCTCAACGGGCGGCCGCTGGACCTGGCTGCAGGGGGCGTGGCCGCGGGCGCCTCGACCTTGTTCGTGCGCCGGCACGACATGTTGATCGGTCCGGCGGACAGCGGCACGCTGCACGGCGCCGTCACCCACGTCCGCAGCTTCGGCCCGGTGCAGCGCGCCGAGATCGCGCTGACTGAAGGCTCGACCATCGAGATCGACGCCCCCCGCGACCGCGAGCTCCGGATCGGCGACCGCATCGGCCTGAAGCCGCGGCATTATCGGATTTTCGCGGCCGGGTAG